The Edaphobacter flagellatus sequence TTCCTTCGCCGCCAGCTTCAACGACGACCACATCGCCGCCATCACACAGGCCATCGTCGAGTACCGCACTGCAGAGCACACGACGGGCCCTCTGTTCCTCGCACGCGACACACACGCACTCTCCGAGCCAGCCTTCACCACCGCGCTCGAGGTCCTCGCTGCGAACGGTGTCGAGGTCATGATCGACGAGAAGCTCGGCTACACGCCTACGCCTGTCCTCTCGCACGCCATCCTCACACACAATGCGAACCCCAGACTGCATCGCGCCGACGGCATCGTCATCACTCCCTCGCACAATCCTCCTGAAGATGGCGGCTTCAAATACAACCCCCCCAGCGGAGGCCCGGCCGACACCTCCGCGACCAAGTGGATCGAGAACCGCGCAAACGAGCTGATCGCTGCTGGACTCAAGGGCGTCAAGCGCACGACGTACGCCAAGGCACTTTCAGCCGACAAGACCTACCGCCATGACTACATCTCCGCCTACGTCAACGATCTCGCCAGCGTCATCGACTTCGACATCATCCGCAGCTCCTCCCTCAAGCTGGCCGTCGATCCGCTCGGCGGAGCAGGCGTCCACTACTGGCCGCGCATCGCCGAGCACTACAGACTTCCGCTCGCCATCCTCAACACACACATCGATCCGACCTTTCGCTTCATGACGCTCGACTGGGACGGACGCATCCGCATGGACTGCTCCAGTCCCTACGCCATGGCCTCTATGATCGCCAACAAGGACAAGTACGACGTCGCCTGGGCCTGTGACACCGATCACGACCGCCATGGCATCGTTACCCGTTCCACGGGCCTGCTGAACCCCAACCATTACCTCGCCGTCATGATCCAGTACCTCTTTACCCATCGGCCTGAGTGGGGAGCAAAAACCGCCATCGGTAAGACCGTCGTCTCCTCCAGCATCATTGATCGCGTGTCAAAAGGACTCGACCGGCCCATGCTCGAGGTCCCTGTCGGCTTCAAGTGGTTCGTCGATGGACTTCTCGACGGTTCGCTCGGCTTTGTCGGCGAAGAGTCCGCTGGCGCAAGTTTTCTGCGTCGAAACGGCAAGGTGTGGACCACCGATAAGGATGGCCTCATCCCCGGCCTGCTCGCCGCCGAGATGACAGCACGCATCGGCAAAGACCCCGGCCAGCTCTACGGTGAACTCACCGCAAAGTACGGCGCGCCCGTCTATCAGCGCATCGACGCAGCCGCTACCAAGGAGCAGAAAGCCAAGCTCGGCAAGCTCTCGCCCTCGCAGGTCACCGCAAAGGAGCTTGCCGGCGAGCCAATCACCGCGATCCTCACGGAAGCTCCAGGCAATCACGCCCCAATCGGCGGCCTCAAGGTCGCAACAGAGAACGGTTGGTTCGCTGCCCGGCCCTCCGGCACCGAAGACGTGTACAAAATCTACGCCGAAAGCTTTAAAGGCGCAGACCATCTGAAGCAGATTCAGACCGAGGCGCAGGCTCTGGTCAATGCAGCTATTGCCTGATGCAGCGCGGGCATTCGTCTCAATGCAGCCGGATGCCCGCCATCACAATGCGCGGCGCCCCCAACGTAAGAATCGGCGTGCGTCCTGCCTCGATGCGCGAATCAGCCAGATTCTGCACCGCACCATATAAACGAAGCCCATGACGGAAAGAATGCTCGGCGTACAGATCAACCTGCGCAAAGCTGTTCAACCGGTATTGATTGGCGGAGTCGTCAAACTGCTGTCCACTCGTTCTCAGATCGACCGCGAAAATACCCCACTGTCTTTTCTCCATACGCGCCTGCAGCGTGGCCGAGTTCCGTGGAACCTGCGGCGTCCACTTGCCCACCAGCGTCGGGTCCGAAAACTTCGTCACCGTCGAGTTCGCGTATTGATATCCCGCTGTCACCGTAAGAAAACTAATCGGCCTCATCTCTACTTCAGCCGTGACACCCTTGCTCGTCAGCTGGCCGAGATTCTGCCGCTTCAGCGTCTGTGTCGTCGGCGTAGCGCTGACCTGCACAGCCGCGACGGGGCGATTCACCTGCATCCAGAAGTAGCTCGTCCGCACCGTACCAATGCGCCGCAGGCTCCACAACCCGCCTGCCTCCCATCCCGTCGCTCGCTCCGACCGCAATGCAGGATTCGCCAGCGTGATCTGCTGCCCAACCTGGCCTGTACGGTAAAGCTCATTCAGTGATGGCCCGCGAAAAGCGCGGAAGGCTGAAGCCGTCAGCGAAACGCCTCCCCGAAGCGGCTTCACCACACCAAGCCGCGGATTGAAGATCGTCTCTGAGACCTCCGGCAACACCGGCACAGGTGTCGCTCCCGATTGCCGTGCATCGAAGGTCGCAAAGTGATCGACACGCGACGAAAGCGCAATCGACCATCCACGTGGCTGCCACAATCCCTCACCATAAACGCCCGTGTCACGCTGACGCGCACTGATGCTGACCGTCTGTTGCAAAACATTGTTCGTAACCGGTGTCTCTGCATCGTTGCCGCGCGTGTCCAGCACGTCGGCCCCGGCAACCACCGTCAGCTCACCGAAGGTCCGCGCCCACTGTCCCGTCGCTCCAAGCTGCATCGATGGCACTGCCTGCAGACGCGTCAGCTTCTCCGTAGCGCGGTTGGCTCCAATCGACGAAAAACTCTGCCGATAGTTCTGATTCGCACCGTGCAGGCGCAGCAGGAATCGTCCGTCACCGCCATCACTCCAGTCGCCACCTGCAGCATAGCGCCAGATGCGCGTTCCGTTTGTAGTCAGTGGCGTGCCGTTGTTGCGCGCCTCGTTCAACAGGTTGCCGCGCAGAAATACCGCTCCAGGGCCAAGCTCATGCCGCACCTCAAGCCGTCCGCTCTGCGAGTGAACGTTGGAGGGTATATCCACAAGCCCGCGGCTCTCCGGCGCCGTAAGAATATATCCTCCTGTGCGGAAGAGCGTCGTCGCAGCCAGACCGCTCCAGCCCTTGACATCTCCCGTCAGTAGCCCATTCAGGCGCGATGTATCCTCGGTGGCTCCACCCAAATCCAACGCATACGACATGCCTTCCGGCATCACAGGAATCACATCGATTACGCCACCGATCGCGCTCGATCCGTACAGGTCCGATGCACCGCCACGCATCAACTCCACATCCCGCATGGCGAGTTGAGGAATCTCGTTCCAGTGAATCCATCCTCCAAAGGGATCGTTCAGTGGAACCTGATCACTAAGCACAAGCGTCCTGCTGGCCGCCGTCGACCCAAGGCCGCGCAGCGATGTTCCCTGTGTCGTCGGATTCGCAACCCACGAGCCCGTCCTGCGAAACAGCTGGAATCCCGCCACCTGCCGCAACCGGTCGTCGAGATTAAAACCAGGAGCCTCATCCAGCTGTTGGCCCGTCATTGTACGAACGCTGCTTGCACTGGCATCGAGAGCCAGCGGCGTGCGCGCAGCCGTCACTTCGACGACGGAGTTCGCCGCCGCAACATGCAGCACCACATCCAGCTCTCCCGCACCGGCCGGTTGCTTCACCGTGGCAAAGCCGGCATGCGCTATCTCGACAAGCGTTTGCGCAGCAGCAGCGCCAAACACCGCACACCCCATCACATCACTGGAAGCCTGCCGCACCGGCGTCGAGCGCAGAGTCACCTGTGCACCGCTGATGGCGTTCCCCTGTTCATCCTTGACGCAGACCTTCACCCCGTGGTCTGCGGCCGACATCGTCGCTGCGCGTAACAGCAACACAGCTGCTATTGTTTGAAGCCCCACCCGCATACTTCCATACTAACGGCTGCTCTTTCTGGATACGAATCATCAGGCTCTGCGCATCGCTGTCACCGCACCGTGATACTCTTCCGCGCAAGGTCTTCGTCATGCATTCAACACGCAGAGACTTCTGCTCGCAGACACTCGCAGCGCTCCTCGCACCCGCAGCCTTGGGGCAATCCGCAACCTCTTCCGTTCGTCCCAACGTTGCGGCAATCGATCACGACCGCATCCTCGCTGCCGCCGACCGGTCTCTTACGGAGAAGCCCAACCCACTCACCACTATCCCGGCAGACCGCTCGTCAGGACCACCGAACGACTATTACTCCGAGCCCGGCGATCAGTCGTCCGCATTTACAGCTCACCGTGATGCGCTATCCGCACTCGGACACAGCGTGCCTGCGCTTGCCGCCGCCTACGTCATCACGCATGACGACCGATATGCCAAACACGCCGCCGCACATCTTGAAGCATGGTTCGTCACGCCCGTTACAGCTATGACACCCACGCTTGAGTTCGCGCAGGTTGCCACTTCAGCGAAGACAGGCAAACCAGAGGGAGTCATAGAAGGACTTCCTCTCGTCGAAATCGCGCAGTCGATTCCTTTCCTCACAACAAGCGAAGCCCTCACGCCAGCCTCGCTCGAAGCCATCACGAAGTGGTTTATAAGCTACCTCGACTGGCTCAACAGCTCGCGCACGGCCGGGCTTGCACGCGATATGCGCGACCACAACGCCTCCTCGTGGCTCCTGCAGGCAGCGGCAGCCGCAAAGCTGAACCTCAAGGACGACCGCCCTCTGACAACGCTGCGACATCAGTTTCGTTCGTCCACCATCCGCGCCCAGATCGGCTTCGACGGCAACTTTCAACACGAACTAACAACACCAAATCCGTATCGCAACAGCCTCTTCAATCTTGACCTCCTCGCCGGAGCCTGCGAGCTGCTCTCCACTCGTTTTGAAAGCGTATGGGAGTACGAACTACAGGACGGCCCCGGCATGCGGGTCGCCATCGCTCGTCTCTTTCCCTTTATCGCCAACCGAGGGACCTGGCCCTATCGCGCGGACTCAGCCTTCTTCACCCAGCTTCCGCTCCGCCGTCCCGCGCTCTTATTTGCAGCCCGCGCCTACAGCCGGCCAGAGTATGCCGAACTATGGAAGACACTGCCCGCCGATACGTCGAACGCCGAGCTGGACCGTACCTTTCCCATCCGCCAGCCGCTTCTCTGGATCACGCGACCGCGGCCATAAGCGTCACCCTTTTCGCTCGACAACCTTTAAACAGTCCTCGATGACCTTACCCGTCCTTTTCTGTTGCGCCTCCGGGCTCTTGTAATAAAAGATCGCCAGCAGGTTCCCCTGCCTCTGCCTCGGCGTCATCTGCTCCCATCCCTTGCGAGCCGCAGGAACCCTGCGAAATGCCACCTCAAGAATAGGTGGCAGAGCCTTCTCGCCCTCCATCGTCAGCATCAGCCGTTCGGCCCACACTTCGGCCCGGCGTTCGCGCGCGGCAGCACTTTTTACGCCCTCAATATCCTTCCCAATCCACCGCTTCATCCCATCGTTCAACTTCGTGTACCACTTTCCGAGCGCCTTCTCTCCTTTGAAGATCGCCGCCATCTCCGCAGGCACCTGCGCCTCGCGCTCGTCGAGATCAGGCTCCATCGCAAGGTCGATCATCCCGCCTGGTCCCACCCCGGCGGCCTTCTGCATCTGCTTATTAACAAGCACAAAGTGGCCGCGGCCATTCGAATCGGCAAAAAGCGAAGTACGAAAAACTTTGTCGCCGACTTCGACCTTTACCCGCAAACGAATTCTTTTCTTCCACACCTTGTCGATATCAAATGGAATACGCGCAACGACCCAGCCAAGGTTTCCACTTAGCGGCTCAAGCGCAGCACGGAACCGTTTAGTATTGTTCGCCATGCAGTTACCTCAGGAAGAATCTACACTGTTGCCATCGCTATGATGTCCAATCCGACGATCTTCCTCGCAGCGGGGGAGGCCTCAGGAGACCACTACGGCGCGCAGATCCTGGCCGAATTGCGCCGCCGTCATCCTCAGGCAGAGTTCTTTGGCCTCGGCGGCCGCGAAATGGAAGCCGCCGGACAACAGCGCATCGTCCGCGCTGAGGACGTCGCGCATATGGGCATCACCGAAGTCCTGCGCCACGCGCCACGCGTCTACGACGCATACCGCCGTCTCGTCGCCTCCATTCAGCAGCGCCGCCCTCAGGCCGCCGTGCTGATCGACTTCCCCGACGTCAATCTCCGCCTGGCCCGCGAGCTGAAAGCGCTCAACATTCCGGTTGTCTACTTTGTCAGCCCACAGCTGTGGGCCTGGAAGAAAAAACGCCTTGCCTGGGTGCAGCAGCGCATAGACCGCATGATGGTGATCTTCCCTTTTGAGGAGACCTTCTACCGTGCGCGCGGGGTCAACGCGACCTTCACCGGCCATCCGCTGGCCGAGCTGCCCCTGCCAACCATTTCGCGCGAAGAATATGCTGCCCGAGAAGGTTTTCTCGATCTGGACCGCAAATGGATTGCGCTTCTTCCCGGCAGCCGCTGGAAAGAGATCGAAGCCAATCTCCCCACCATGATTGAGGCAGCGGCAAAACTCGGGTCAGGATATGAATTCCTGGTGCCGTTGGCCTCAACGATTGAGTGGCAGCAGTTAAACGAATTCATCACCCGCAAGACTGCCTGGAAGAATGCAGCCCCGATCCACATCGTCAGCGATGCGCGCGACGCTCTCCATCACGCTGACGCCTCCGTGGTGGCCAGCGGAACCGCGACCGTACAGGCAGCGGTGATCGGCAAGCCGTTTATCGTCGTCTACCGCGTGTCGCCTCTGACCTTCACCCTTGCGAAGCGGCTGGTCTCGTACCCGCCGGAAGTCTGGCCCTCTGGCGAACGCGACCAACACGGCAATCTGCCCATCGCTATGGTGAACCTCGTCGCCGGACGCCGCATTGTCCCGGAGCTGATCCAGGGCAATTTCACCCCCGCCAGTGTCGTCACGGCTCTCAAGCCCCTGCTGGATGCCACGCAGGACCGCAAGCAGATGGTCACAGACCTGGACGAGGTGAAGCAGCGCTTGCTCCCTCCACCCGACTCCAGCTCCATCGGGCAGGTAGTCGATGCGGTGGATTCTTTGCTCGAAGCCCCTGCGGCCAGCACAACAACGGGGGCAGAGGCCTAATCCCGGCTAACTGCGTCTAACCAAATGGGTCTATCCGGATCAGCCTGCATAACCTGCAGGAAGACAAGCAGTACCATGTTGTTGAGGATCTTTGCCTTCATGCGCTCTTTTGCTCGAAATCTTCGTTCTACGATTGCAGTCCTGGCATTCCTTCTTCTGGTCAACGCAGCCTGGGCAGCCCCGGCCCGGCCCCAGATGCAGGTGACCGGCTACGTCATTTCGGCCGACCTCTATCCCGCAGAGAACAAGCTTTCAGCAACCGCCAACGTCACCTTTACTGCACTTGAGGACCTGAGCGCTCCCGTCTTTGAGCTGAACAACGGCCTGCAGCTCAGCAAAGTGACCGACGCAAACAAAAAGCCGCTTGAGGCAGAGCGACTAACAACAAACTCGACCGTCCGTTTCAACCTGGCAAACCCTATTCCGAAGGGAACATCCGCCACCTGGACCTTCGAATACGCCGGAACCCTGAAAGGGTCGGAGACCAGCCCTGTCGAGGGCATAAAACTGGCCTCCGTGGAAGACCCGATCAGCATTCTTCTCTATCCGGGTCGCTGGTTCCCAATGGTTGGTTTGTACACCAACCGCTTTACGGCAGAGATGCACATCCGTGTCCCG is a genomic window containing:
- a CDS encoding alginate lyase family protein; this translates as MHSTRRDFCSQTLAALLAPAALGQSATSSVRPNVAAIDHDRILAAADRSLTEKPNPLTTIPADRSSGPPNDYYSEPGDQSSAFTAHRDALSALGHSVPALAAAYVITHDDRYAKHAAAHLEAWFVTPVTAMTPTLEFAQVATSAKTGKPEGVIEGLPLVEIAQSIPFLTTSEALTPASLEAITKWFISYLDWLNSSRTAGLARDMRDHNASSWLLQAAAAAKLNLKDDRPLTTLRHQFRSSTIRAQIGFDGNFQHELTTPNPYRNSLFNLDLLAGACELLSTRFESVWEYELQDGPGMRVAIARLFPFIANRGTWPYRADSAFFTQLPLRRPALLFAARAYSRPEYAELWKTLPADTSNAELDRTFPIRQPLLWITRPRP
- the pgm gene encoding phosphoglucomutase (alpha-D-glucose-1,6-bisphosphate-dependent), translating into MSTHETNKPGQLPSLDSLVDIPHLITAYYAIHPDPAIPAQRVAFGTSGHRGNSFAASFNDDHIAAITQAIVEYRTAEHTTGPLFLARDTHALSEPAFTTALEVLAANGVEVMIDEKLGYTPTPVLSHAILTHNANPRLHRADGIVITPSHNPPEDGGFKYNPPSGGPADTSATKWIENRANELIAAGLKGVKRTTYAKALSADKTYRHDYISAYVNDLASVIDFDIIRSSSLKLAVDPLGGAGVHYWPRIAEHYRLPLAILNTHIDPTFRFMTLDWDGRIRMDCSSPYAMASMIANKDKYDVAWACDTDHDRHGIVTRSTGLLNPNHYLAVMIQYLFTHRPEWGAKTAIGKTVVSSSIIDRVSKGLDRPMLEVPVGFKWFVDGLLDGSLGFVGEESAGASFLRRNGKVWTTDKDGLIPGLLAAEMTARIGKDPGQLYGELTAKYGAPVYQRIDAAATKEQKAKLGKLSPSQVTAKELAGEPITAILTEAPGNHAPIGGLKVATENGWFAARPSGTEDVYKIYAESFKGADHLKQIQTEAQALVNAAIA
- the lpxB gene encoding lipid-A-disaccharide synthase — its product is MMSNPTIFLAAGEASGDHYGAQILAELRRRHPQAEFFGLGGREMEAAGQQRIVRAEDVAHMGITEVLRHAPRVYDAYRRLVASIQQRRPQAAVLIDFPDVNLRLARELKALNIPVVYFVSPQLWAWKKKRLAWVQQRIDRMMVIFPFEETFYRARGVNATFTGHPLAELPLPTISREEYAAREGFLDLDRKWIALLPGSRWKEIEANLPTMIEAAAKLGSGYEFLVPLASTIEWQQLNEFITRKTAWKNAAPIHIVSDARDALHHADASVVASGTATVQAAVIGKPFIVVYRVSPLTFTLAKRLVSYPPEVWPSGERDQHGNLPIAMVNLVAGRRIVPELIQGNFTPASVVTALKPLLDATQDRKQMVTDLDEVKQRLLPPPDSSSIGQVVDAVDSLLEAPAASTTTGAEA
- a CDS encoding TonB-dependent receptor, which gives rise to MLLLRAATMSAADHGVKVCVKDEQGNAISGAQVTLRSTPVRQASSDVMGCAVFGAAAAQTLVEIAHAGFATVKQPAGAGELDVVLHVAAANSVVEVTAARTPLALDASASSVRTMTGQQLDEAPGFNLDDRLRQVAGFQLFRRTGSWVANPTTQGTSLRGLGSTAASRTLVLSDQVPLNDPFGGWIHWNEIPQLAMRDVELMRGGASDLYGSSAIGGVIDVIPVMPEGMSYALDLGGATEDTSRLNGLLTGDVKGWSGLAATTLFRTGGYILTAPESRGLVDIPSNVHSQSGRLEVRHELGPGAVFLRGNLLNEARNNGTPLTTNGTRIWRYAAGGDWSDGGDGRFLLRLHGANQNYRQSFSSIGANRATEKLTRLQAVPSMQLGATGQWARTFGELTVVAGADVLDTRGNDAETPVTNNVLQQTVSISARQRDTGVYGEGLWQPRGWSIALSSRVDHFATFDARQSGATPVPVLPEVSETIFNPRLGVVKPLRGGVSLTASAFRAFRGPSLNELYRTGQVGQQITLANPALRSERATGWEAGGLWSLRRIGTVRTSYFWMQVNRPVAAVQVSATPTTQTLKRQNLGQLTSKGVTAEVEMRPISFLTVTAGYQYANSTVTKFSDPTLVGKWTPQVPRNSATLQARMEKRQWGIFAVDLRTSGQQFDDSANQYRLNSFAQVDLYAEHSFRHGLRLYGAVQNLADSRIEAGRTPILTLGAPRIVMAGIRLH
- a CDS encoding YdeI/OmpD-associated family protein; the encoded protein is MANNTKRFRAALEPLSGNLGWVVARIPFDIDKVWKKRIRLRVKVEVGDKVFRTSLFADSNGRGHFVLVNKQMQKAAGVGPGGMIDLAMEPDLDEREAQVPAEMAAIFKGEKALGKWYTKLNDGMKRWIGKDIEGVKSAAARERRAEVWAERLMLTMEGEKALPPILEVAFRRVPAARKGWEQMTPRQRQGNLLAIFYYKSPEAQQKRTGKVIEDCLKVVERKG